Proteins from a genomic interval of Luteibacter pinisoli:
- a CDS encoding DNA-binding protein, protein MVLTVDYRETIANRVQTDPSFARALLDEATTMLINGETEAARLLMRDLTHGLMGFEGLARATGTPSKSLHRMLSASGNPGMDALGAIFRQLTRAALHAPAASVHVEPA, encoded by the coding sequence ATGGTGCTGACCGTCGACTACCGCGAGACGATCGCGAATCGTGTCCAGACTGACCCCTCGTTCGCACGGGCGCTGCTTGATGAAGCGACCACCATGCTCATCAATGGCGAAACCGAAGCTGCGCGTCTTCTGATGCGTGACCTCACGCATGGGCTGATGGGCTTCGAAGGTCTCGCCAGAGCTACTGGCACGCCTTCCAAAAGCCTGCACCGCATGCTGTCCGCCAGCGGTAATCCTGGCATGGACGCGCTGGGTGCGATCTTTCGACAACTGACGCGAGCGGCGCTTCACGCACCGGCTGCGTCGGTACATGTTGAGCCCGCGTAA
- a CDS encoding LysR substrate-binding domain-containing protein: MDSIDNLGDLYLFVQAVEAGGFSAAADRLGTTRSLLSRRILALEERLGARLLHRNARQFGVTEAGERVYQHAAAMCEAASAARRAAQSPDESQRLIRVEAHGLVSPMAASMMSDFATIHPLTRFSVTVGSGDMERLLRQQTDVILSLRDTPPDSSDVVARALGGIRRVTVASPALLSRVGTPHLPGDLDDSHCLSLGADGAAFWHFRGMAPRRRQVRVAFADVAALLAAVEGGLGMAQLPHYLVAEDLQSGKLIAVLEAFEPEPSPLHALTVSGRVASDATITFVRFMQTRLATLAA, translated from the coding sequence ATGGATTCAATTGACAATCTTGGTGACCTGTACCTGTTCGTACAGGCGGTTGAGGCCGGTGGTTTCTCCGCGGCCGCGGACCGGCTGGGCACGACCCGCTCGCTCCTGAGCCGGCGCATCCTGGCCCTCGAGGAGCGCCTCGGCGCCCGCCTCCTCCACCGCAATGCCCGGCAGTTCGGCGTCACGGAAGCCGGCGAGCGGGTGTACCAGCACGCCGCCGCCATGTGCGAAGCCGCCTCGGCCGCCCGCCGAGCCGCCCAGTCTCCCGACGAGTCCCAACGACTGATCCGCGTGGAAGCCCACGGTCTGGTCTCCCCGATGGCCGCGTCGATGATGTCCGACTTCGCCACCATCCATCCGCTGACGCGCTTTTCCGTCACCGTCGGCAGCGGCGACATGGAGCGCCTGCTCCGCCAGCAGACCGATGTGATCCTCAGCCTGCGCGATACGCCGCCAGACAGCAGCGATGTGGTCGCCCGCGCGCTGGGCGGCATCCGCCGCGTCACCGTGGCCAGCCCCGCCCTGCTCAGCCGCGTCGGCACCCCGCACCTCCCCGGCGACCTCGATGACAGCCACTGCCTGTCGCTCGGCGCCGACGGCGCGGCGTTCTGGCACTTCCGCGGCATGGCCCCGCGTCGCCGCCAGGTGCGCGTGGCCTTCGCCGACGTCGCCGCCCTGCTCGCCGCCGTGGAAGGCGGCCTCGGGATGGCCCAGCTACCGCACTACCTTGTCGCGGAGGATCTGCAGAGCGGCAAGCTCATCGCCGTGCTCGAAGCCTTCGAACCAGAGCCGTCGCCGTTGCACGCGTTAACAGTGAGCGGCCGCGTAGCCTCGGATGCCACGATTACCTTCGTGCGCTTCATGCAAACCCGCCTGGCAACCCTAGCGGCGTAA
- a CDS encoding type II toxin-antitoxin system RelE/ParE family toxin, whose protein sequence is MQEFVDREGRNHYRQFFESLATAAAVKVAAVSYRLAVGNTSGLKGLGAGLAEWRLDWGPGIRIYVHQDGADLILLMGGSDKGDQQKKIDLARDLVLEYKARKKGANRAVRGQ, encoded by the coding sequence GTGCAGGAGTTCGTCGACCGGGAAGGTCGTAACCATTACCGCCAGTTTTTCGAGTCGCTAGCGACCGCCGCTGCCGTCAAGGTGGCGGCGGTGTCGTACCGGCTTGCTGTTGGCAATACGTCCGGGCTGAAAGGACTCGGTGCCGGCTTGGCCGAGTGGAGACTCGATTGGGGGCCGGGCATCCGGATCTATGTTCATCAGGACGGAGCCGACCTGATCCTTCTCATGGGAGGAAGCGACAAAGGCGATCAGCAGAAGAAGATCGACTTGGCGCGTGATCTGGTCCTTGAATATAAGGCGAGAAAGAAAGGTGCTAACAGAGCGGTGAGAGGGCAATGA